A genomic segment from uncultured Marinifilum sp. encodes:
- a CDS encoding MTH1187 family thiamine-binding protein has product MSVLLEFAIFPTDKGDSVSKQVSKVINLIRESGVNYQLTAMGTLIETDTLPEALDIVNRSYDILSEDSKRVYSTMNIDIQKGKSNRLKTKVEAIESKIGKVSR; this is encoded by the coding sequence ATGTCGGTACTTCTCGAATTTGCCATATTCCCAACCGATAAAGGCGATAGTGTAAGCAAACAAGTAAGCAAGGTTATCAACTTAATCCGCGAAAGCGGTGTTAATTACCAACTTACTGCAATGGGAACTTTAATTGAGACAGATACTTTGCCCGAAGCTCTTGATATTGTAAACCGTTCTTACGACATTTTAAGCGAAGATTCGAAGCGAGTATACTCAACAATGAATATCGATATTCAGAAAGGAAAAAGCAATCGACTTAAAACAAAGGTTGAGGCCATAGAAAGTAAAATTGGAAAAGTAAGCCGGTAA
- the cysS gene encoding cysteine--tRNA ligase codes for MENKLFIYNTLNRKKELFEPINAPHVGLYVCGPTVYGDAHLGHARPAITFDLLFRYLTHLEYKVRYVRNITDVGHLVNDADEGEDKIAKKARLEQLEPMEIVQYFTDRYHKDMDDLNVRMPSIEPRASGHIIEQMEVIDRLLENNFAYESNGSIYFDVEAYSKKYEYGKLSGRKIEDLIANTRELAGQSEKKNSFDFALWKKAAPEHIMRWPSKWSDGFPGWHLECSAMSQKYLGAEFDIHGGGLDLQFPHHECEIAQSTGAYGKEAVKYWMHNNMITINGQKMGKSLGNFITLETMFSGENDVLEQAYSPMTVRFFMLQAHYRSPLDFSNDALKAAEKGFKRLMTAIASLEKIQASDSSSVSVQDLKSKSYDALNDDLNTPILIAHLFDGVKMINSLLVGKEKITASDLESLKTLYRSLVFDVLGLKDEGEGEGDNEMLDKVISLLLTTRNEAKKNKDWATADRIRDELTNLGIAVKDTKDGFEWEIIK; via the coding sequence ATGGAAAACAAGTTGTTCATATATAATACACTAAATCGTAAAAAAGAGTTGTTCGAACCCATAAATGCACCACACGTTGGTTTGTATGTATGTGGGCCAACGGTATATGGAGATGCACATTTAGGACATGCTCGCCCAGCAATTACTTTCGATTTATTGTTTAGGTATCTTACTCATTTAGAGTATAAAGTGCGTTATGTGAGAAACATTACCGATGTTGGTCACTTGGTTAATGATGCCGATGAAGGAGAAGATAAAATTGCTAAAAAAGCAAGATTAGAGCAGCTGGAACCTATGGAAATAGTTCAGTACTTTACCGATCGTTACCATAAGGATATGGATGATTTGAATGTTCGTATGCCAAGTATCGAGCCCCGTGCATCGGGACATATTATCGAACAAATGGAGGTAATAGACCGATTATTGGAAAATAATTTTGCTTACGAAAGTAACGGATCAATTTATTTTGATGTTGAGGCTTACAGCAAGAAATATGAATACGGTAAATTATCGGGTCGTAAGATAGAAGACTTAATTGCGAATACTCGCGAGCTTGCAGGGCAAAGCGAAAAGAAAAATTCCTTCGATTTTGCTTTATGGAAAAAAGCAGCACCCGAACATATTATGCGCTGGCCTTCGAAATGGAGCGATGGTTTTCCAGGTTGGCATCTTGAATGTTCTGCAATGAGCCAAAAATATTTAGGTGCCGAATTCGATATTCATGGTGGAGGATTGGATTTACAATTTCCGCATCACGAGTGTGAAATTGCACAATCCACAGGAGCTTATGGTAAAGAAGCTGTAAAATACTGGATGCATAATAATATGATTACCATTAACGGACAGAAAATGGGAAAATCATTAGGTAATTTTATTACTCTTGAAACAATGTTTTCTGGCGAAAATGATGTATTGGAGCAGGCATACAGTCCAATGACTGTGCGTTTCTTTATGCTTCAGGCTCATTATCGTAGTCCGCTCGATTTTTCTAACGATGCTTTAAAAGCTGCAGAAAAAGGATTCAAGCGATTGATGACTGCTATTGCAAGTTTAGAGAAAATTCAGGCTTCAGATTCATCAAGTGTTTCGGTTCAGGATTTAAAAAGCAAAAGTTACGATGCTCTTAACGATGATTTAAATACACCTATTTTAATTGCTCATTTGTTCGATGGCGTTAAAATGATAAACTCTTTGCTTGTTGGAAAAGAGAAAATTACAGCAAGCGATCTGGAATCTTTAAAAACATTGTATCGATCTTTGGTTTTTGATGTTCTGGGATTAAAAGATGAAGGTGAAGGAGAGGGTGATAATGAAATGTTGGATAAGGTAATTTCCTTACTTCTTACAACCCGAAACGAAGCCAAAAAGAATAAAGACTGGGCTACTGCCGATAGAATAAGAGATGAATTAACAAATTTAGGCATCGCGGTAAAAGATACCAAAGATGGTTTTGAATGGGAAATCATAAAATAA
- a CDS encoding glutaminyl-peptide cyclotransferase yields the protein MKLHILLLLFSFFMVYGCNGKGSGASKPANNVKEKPAEKVIEYISSMRLKSPHRGDMFTYGDEINVLMHPKKRAGDIDSVQLIGDGKLVSTLTEKPWVWKWTPEKENMGKHDLKLMAYHESGKIGLLTTHINLKSNKAPDEYSFEIVKSYPHDKRAYTQGLFFHKGYLYEGTGQKGESTLRKVKLENGEAISIKDLEQQYFGEGICYSNGKIIQLTWNAGKVFVVNPETFEQVDSFEPNTSNGQGWGITANDNELIVSDGTNVLTVLNADNYSKKRIIEVYDNSGMLTNLNELEFINGKIYANVWLTDRIVIINPETGKVEGNINLGSILKQSEKNKLNHDEVLNGIAWDSEKQRLFVTGKHWSKLFEIKIAKK from the coding sequence ATGAAACTCCATATTTTATTACTTCTATTTTCTTTTTTTATGGTTTACGGATGCAACGGAAAAGGTTCTGGTGCTAGTAAACCAGCTAATAATGTAAAAGAAAAACCAGCAGAGAAAGTTATTGAGTATATCAGTAGTATGCGTTTAAAATCGCCACACCGTGGTGATATGTTTACTTATGGAGATGAAATTAATGTGCTAATGCATCCTAAAAAAAGAGCTGGTGATATTGATTCGGTTCAATTAATTGGTGATGGAAAATTAGTTTCTACATTAACCGAAAAACCTTGGGTTTGGAAATGGACTCCAGAGAAAGAGAACATGGGGAAACATGATTTAAAGTTAATGGCATATCACGAAAGTGGAAAAATTGGATTATTAACGACTCATATTAATTTAAAATCGAATAAAGCACCCGATGAATATTCTTTCGAGATAGTAAAATCCTATCCTCACGACAAAAGAGCTTATACTCAGGGTTTGTTCTTTCATAAAGGTTACTTGTACGAAGGAACCGGACAGAAAGGTGAATCGACATTAAGGAAAGTTAAGCTTGAAAACGGAGAAGCTATTTCTATTAAAGATTTGGAACAGCAATATTTTGGTGAAGGTATTTGTTATTCAAATGGTAAAATTATTCAATTAACCTGGAATGCTGGAAAAGTATTTGTGGTAAATCCTGAAACTTTTGAGCAAGTAGATTCTTTTGAGCCAAATACAAGCAATGGACAAGGGTGGGGAATAACTGCAAATGATAATGAATTGATTGTATCGGATGGAACCAATGTATTAACTGTTCTTAATGCTGATAATTATAGCAAAAAACGAATTATTGAAGTTTATGATAATTCAGGTATGCTTACTAATTTGAACGAACTAGAATTTATTAATGGTAAAATTTATGCTAATGTTTGGTTAACCGATCGAATTGTAATTATAAATCCGGAAACAGGAAAAGTAGAAGGAAATATTAATCTTGGATCTATTCTTAAACAATCGGAGAAGAACAAATTAAATCACGATGAAGTTTTAAATGGTATTGCTTGGGATTCGGAAAAACAAAGATTATTTGTAACCGGTAAGCATTGGTCTAAATTGTTCGAAATTAAAATTGCAAAGAAGTAA
- a CDS encoding DUF3108 domain-containing protein encodes MKYVFLFILLLPIAFSNCVSAQCIENNFAFREGEKLSFRGYYNWGFIWVAAGEVNLSVEKTKYQNKEAYKFYGTGKNLKAFDWFFKLRDTLTCYAEIKSLSPLYFDRRTHEAKYKAHHEYWFNDKDSTIFSKINKREEPVKLDTLKNKACTFDILSIAYYVRNLNFSKYKKGDKIPISMLIDNEIHSLYIRYLGIDIIKTKSGERFECLKFSPLLVEGTMFKGGEDMTVWLSNDDNRLPIMVEAKVLVGSVKGVLDSYEGLRNSKNSFFKKQKGNLNIQE; translated from the coding sequence ATGAAATATGTATTTCTATTTATTCTGCTATTACCAATTGCCTTTAGTAATTGTGTATCGGCACAATGTATCGAAAATAATTTTGCATTTCGGGAAGGTGAAAAACTAAGCTTTCGTGGATATTACAACTGGGGATTTATTTGGGTAGCTGCTGGCGAAGTAAATTTAAGTGTTGAGAAAACAAAATATCAGAACAAAGAAGCCTATAAGTTTTATGGAACCGGCAAAAACCTTAAAGCTTTCGATTGGTTTTTTAAGCTGCGTGATACTCTTACTTGTTATGCCGAAATAAAATCTCTTTCGCCTTTATATTTCGACCGCAGAACTCACGAGGCAAAGTACAAGGCTCATCATGAGTATTGGTTTAATGATAAAGACAGCACAATTTTCTCTAAAATTAATAAGCGAGAAGAACCAGTAAAACTTGATACCCTTAAAAACAAAGCTTGTACTTTCGATATTTTATCGATAGCCTACTATGTTCGTAATCTTAATTTTTCTAAATACAAAAAGGGTGATAAAATACCTATTTCTATGCTTATTGATAACGAAATTCACTCACTGTATATTCGCTACCTAGGCATAGATATTATTAAAACTAAATCGGGAGAACGATTTGAGTGTCTTAAATTTTCGCCGCTACTTGTGGAAGGTACAATGTTTAAAGGCGGCGAGGATATGACTGTTTGGCTTAGTAACGACGACAACCGCCTTCCCATTATGGTTGAAGCAAAGGTATTGGTTGGCAGCGTAAAAGGAGTTTTAGACTCATACGAAGGTCTGCGCAACTCTAAAAATTCCTTCTTTAAAAAACAAAAAGGCAATTTAAATATTCAAGAGTAA
- the rnr gene encoding ribonuclease R yields MTKKHKKSGPRYSRKSLEKLIVGIFSNNPDKTFNYKQIASRLEIKDMGIKQLIVVILYDLVDLDFLHEISTGKFKSKSKIGNVTGTVDMTARGAAFIICDDLDEDVFVSQANLNRALHGDVVNVYLYARKKSKQPEGEVVEIVKRKKTTFVGVLEISKNYAFLVSSGRQMPYDIFIPLTKLNGAQNGDKAIAQITEWPKKSKNPVGQIINVLGKPGDNDTEMHAILAEFDLPYEFPEKVNAAAEDISDKITKEEIALRKDFRDITTFTIDPHDAKDFDDALSVRTLENGNWEVGVHIADVTHYVRKGSIIEQEAFDRATSVYLVDRVVPMLPERLSNGVCSLRPNEEKLTFSAVFEMNDKAEILNTWIGKTVINSNRRFTYEEAQEIIETGEGDYKEEVILMDKLAKQLREKRFKKGAIDFDRFEVKFEIDEKGKPTRVFFKESKDSNKLVEEFMLLANKKVAQAIGRVPKGKKAKTFIYRTHDQPNPEKLNSFNQFIRKFGYGIKTSNTKSISSSMNNLLHEVKGENIQNLVETLAIRSMAKAEYSTVNIGHYGLHFDHYSHFTSPIRRYPDMMVHRLLEKYFSGSKSVNADKYEEFCQHCSEMEQKAANAERASIKYKQVEFMQEHLGQEFEGTISGVTEWGFYVELDENKCEGMVSIRELEDDFYEFDEDNYCIVGRHHRKIYQLGDKISIRVAKANLVAKQLDFVLPDVKKEF; encoded by the coding sequence ATGACAAAAAAACATAAAAAATCAGGCCCGAGATATTCTCGTAAAAGCCTGGAAAAATTAATTGTAGGAATTTTTAGCAATAATCCTGATAAAACATTCAACTACAAACAAATAGCTAGTAGGCTAGAAATAAAAGACATGGGAATTAAGCAACTAATCGTTGTTATTTTATACGATTTGGTTGACTTGGATTTCCTTCATGAAATATCCACAGGAAAGTTCAAATCTAAATCGAAAATTGGTAATGTTACTGGAACTGTAGACATGACAGCCCGAGGTGCAGCCTTTATTATATGCGATGATTTAGATGAAGATGTATTTGTTTCTCAGGCTAACCTAAACCGAGCTTTGCATGGCGATGTGGTTAATGTATATTTATATGCACGTAAAAAAAGCAAACAACCCGAAGGAGAAGTTGTTGAAATTGTTAAACGCAAAAAAACAACATTCGTTGGTGTTCTTGAGATATCAAAAAATTATGCCTTTTTGGTTTCTTCGGGAAGACAAATGCCTTACGATATTTTTATACCGCTTACGAAACTGAACGGAGCCCAGAATGGAGATAAAGCCATTGCACAAATTACCGAATGGCCTAAAAAATCGAAGAATCCTGTTGGCCAAATTATTAATGTATTGGGTAAACCAGGCGATAACGACACAGAAATGCACGCTATTCTCGCCGAATTCGATTTACCTTACGAATTTCCTGAGAAAGTAAATGCTGCTGCAGAAGATATATCTGATAAAATTACCAAAGAAGAAATCGCTTTGCGTAAAGATTTTAGGGATATTACAACTTTTACTATCGATCCGCATGATGCGAAAGATTTTGATGATGCATTATCTGTAAGAACTCTGGAAAATGGGAATTGGGAAGTTGGTGTTCACATTGCCGATGTTACTCATTACGTTCGAAAAGGTAGTATAATTGAACAGGAGGCATTCGATAGAGCAACTTCGGTTTATTTGGTCGACAGAGTAGTTCCTATGCTTCCGGAACGTTTATCGAATGGAGTTTGCTCTCTTCGTCCGAACGAGGAAAAATTAACATTCTCTGCCGTTTTTGAGATGAACGATAAAGCAGAAATACTGAATACCTGGATTGGAAAAACAGTAATTAATTCGAACAGAAGATTTACCTACGAAGAAGCTCAGGAAATTATTGAAACTGGCGAAGGAGACTATAAAGAAGAAGTTATTTTAATGGATAAACTTGCCAAACAGCTTCGAGAAAAACGATTTAAAAAAGGGGCTATCGATTTTGATCGCTTTGAAGTTAAATTTGAAATTGATGAAAAAGGAAAACCAACTCGTGTTTTCTTTAAAGAGTCGAAAGATTCGAACAAATTAGTTGAAGAATTTATGCTTTTAGCAAATAAAAAAGTTGCCCAAGCAATTGGCAGAGTACCAAAAGGAAAAAAAGCAAAAACTTTTATTTACCGAACACACGACCAGCCAAATCCTGAAAAGCTAAACTCTTTTAATCAGTTTATTCGCAAATTTGGTTATGGAATAAAAACATCGAATACCAAATCAATTTCGAGCTCGATGAATAATTTGTTACACGAAGTAAAAGGCGAAAATATTCAAAATTTAGTAGAAACTTTGGCTATTCGATCTATGGCAAAGGCCGAATATTCGACGGTAAATATTGGTCACTACGGACTACATTTCGACCACTACTCCCATTTTACTTCTCCTATTCGTCGTTATCCCGATATGATGGTTCATCGCTTACTGGAAAAATATTTTAGTGGCAGTAAATCGGTAAATGCCGATAAATATGAAGAATTCTGCCAGCATTGTAGCGAAATGGAACAAAAAGCTGCTAATGCCGAACGTGCATCAATAAAATACAAGCAAGTAGAATTCATGCAGGAACATTTAGGTCAGGAATTTGAAGGAACAATATCGGGTGTTACCGAATGGGGTTTTTATGTAGAATTAGATGAAAACAAATGTGAAGGAATGGTTTCTATTCGCGAATTAGAAGATGATTTTTACGAATTTGATGAAGATAACTATTGCATTGTTGGTCGTCATCACCGAAAAATTTATCAATTGGGCGATAAAATTTCAATTCGAGTAGCAAAAGCCAATTTAGTAGCTAAACAACTCGATTTTGTATTACCTGATGTAAAAAAAGAATTCTAA
- a CDS encoding TonB-dependent receptor: MRNLTHLLISMFMLVGMCNTAFAENLRASIKGKVIDVNSNEPIPYASVALEGSAIGAVTNFNGEFVIDNVPMGHYHVIATCVGYKINIKECDLKGGKNASVDFKIAEDFIGLDQVVVTADRNNIQRKDAPVVVNSISTKLLEQTSAATLADGLVFSPGLRVENDCNNCGFSQVRMNGLEGPYTQILINSRPIFSGLAGVYGLEHIPANMIQRVEVVRGGGSALFGGNAIAGTINIITKDPISNSFKAGLKYGLVGVGVDDSNTTANDFTADFNASVVSDDHKSGIFIFGMNRQRDDWDANKDGYSDMVKIENLSAGLRAYRRFSDLSKLTFEYHVVDEYRRGGDQLSLPAHQANVAEQVEHRINSGGLVWDQFLNEDRSSKLSMYASAQHIDRKSFYGAASINEDNGSIIPDLSSYGKTDDLAVSIGAQLHTKAENLLFSPADLTFGVENTYNKLKDDKLGYYNIEDQSFVPTTNIADQKSNTIGAFAQSKWDLGFINFLLGVRMDSYDIKNEENGEKNSNTVFSPRANILFKLSEPTQLRLSYARGFRAPQIFNEDLHIEASGARRIIHENDPNLKEETSNSLTASLDFTKNIGKTQTYLLLEGFYTDLKDPFVSEFSDPDADGNVVSLRRNAKGAVVKGANVEFKLAPSYKLDFQMGLTLQSSKYDEVIDQGDDDNELNSSTDDILRAPEQYGYFAMNWKPKHEFTATLSGSYTGAMNIMHLAGGLDSNNVLIEEESLVKTDNFMDLGINLAYHFDLGKDVKLQFDLGVKNIFNSFQDDYDRGPNRDAGYIYGPLSPRTIYFGVKIGNF; this comes from the coding sequence ATGAGAAATTTAACTCATCTGCTTATCAGCATGTTTATGTTGGTGGGTATGTGTAATACTGCGTTTGCCGAAAATCTTAGGGCAAGTATTAAAGGAAAAGTAATTGATGTGAATAGCAATGAGCCTATTCCTTATGCTAGTGTTGCTTTGGAAGGTTCGGCTATTGGAGCAGTTACAAATTTTAATGGAGAATTTGTAATAGATAATGTACCAATGGGGCATTATCATGTAATTGCAACATGTGTAGGCTATAAAATAAATATAAAAGAATGTGATTTAAAAGGTGGAAAAAATGCTTCTGTCGATTTTAAAATTGCTGAGGATTTTATTGGATTAGATCAGGTGGTGGTAACTGCCGATAGAAATAATATACAACGAAAAGATGCACCTGTAGTTGTAAATTCAATATCAACAAAATTATTAGAACAAACATCAGCTGCTACCTTGGCCGATGGATTAGTGTTTTCGCCAGGATTACGTGTTGAGAATGACTGTAATAACTGTGGTTTTTCGCAAGTTAGAATGAATGGTTTAGAAGGACCTTATACTCAAATATTAATTAATAGTAGACCTATTTTTAGTGGTTTAGCCGGAGTTTACGGATTGGAGCACATTCCTGCAAACATGATTCAAAGGGTTGAAGTTGTCCGTGGCGGAGGATCAGCCCTGTTTGGTGGAAACGCAATTGCCGGAACAATTAATATTATTACTAAAGATCCTATAAGTAATTCTTTTAAAGCCGGACTAAAGTATGGATTAGTTGGTGTAGGTGTTGATGATTCTAATACTACAGCAAACGATTTTACTGCCGATTTTAATGCTTCTGTGGTATCTGATGATCACAAAAGTGGAATCTTTATTTTTGGAATGAACCGCCAGCGCGACGATTGGGATGCAAATAAAGATGGATATTCAGATATGGTGAAAATTGAAAATTTAAGTGCCGGATTACGTGCTTATCGTAGATTTTCCGATTTAAGTAAATTAACATTCGAATATCATGTTGTTGATGAATATAGAAGAGGTGGAGACCAACTTAGTTTACCAGCTCATCAGGCAAATGTGGCCGAACAGGTTGAGCACAGAATTAATTCGGGAGGGCTTGTTTGGGATCAATTCCTAAATGAAGATAGAAGTAGCAAACTTTCAATGTATGCCTCTGCTCAGCATATCGACAGAAAAAGTTTTTACGGAGCAGCAAGCATTAACGAGGATAATGGTAGTATAATTCCCGACTTAAGCTCTTACGGAAAGACCGATGACTTAGCTGTTTCCATTGGTGCACAGCTGCATACTAAAGCAGAAAACTTGCTGTTTTCACCTGCCGATCTTACATTTGGTGTTGAGAATACTTATAACAAACTAAAAGACGATAAATTAGGTTACTATAATATCGAAGATCAGTCTTTTGTTCCAACAACAAATATTGCAGATCAGAAATCAAATACCATTGGAGCTTTTGCGCAAAGTAAATGGGATTTAGGATTTATTAATTTCTTGTTGGGTGTTAGAATGGATTCTTACGATATTAAAAATGAGGAGAATGGAGAGAAAAATTCGAATACCGTATTTAGTCCTCGTGCAAATATCCTATTTAAATTATCGGAACCAACTCAGTTAAGATTAAGTTATGCCAGAGGCTTTAGAGCTCCTCAAATATTTAACGAGGATCTTCATATCGAAGCATCAGGAGCAAGAAGAATTATTCATGAAAATGATCCGAATCTAAAAGAAGAAACCTCGAATAGTTTAACTGCATCCTTAGATTTTACCAAGAATATAGGAAAAACACAGACTTATTTGTTGCTCGAAGGTTTTTATACAGATTTAAAAGATCCTTTTGTTAGCGAGTTTAGTGATCCTGATGCCGATGGAAATGTTGTTTCGCTAAGAAGAAATGCTAAAGGTGCAGTTGTTAAAGGTGCAAATGTCGAATTTAAATTAGCGCCTTCTTATAAGCTCGATTTTCAAATGGGTTTGACTTTGCAATCGAGTAAATACGATGAGGTTATTGATCAGGGTGATGATGATAATGAACTTAATAGTTCTACAGATGATATTTTAAGAGCGCCCGAGCAATATGGATATTTTGCCATGAATTGGAAACCTAAACATGAATTTACAGCTACTTTAAGTGGATCGTATACTGGAGCAATGAACATTATGCACCTTGCCGGAGGATTAGATTCTAACAATGTTTTGATAGAAGAAGAAAGCTTGGTAAAAACAGATAACTTTATGGATTTGGGAATAAACCTTGCTTACCATTTCGATTTGGGTAAAGATGTTAAGCTTCAATTCGATCTTGGGGTGAAAAATATTTTTAATTCTTTCCAAGATGATTATGATAGAGGACCAAACAGAGATGCAGGTTATATTTACGGACCATTAAGTCCTCGAACAATTTATTTTGGTGTGAAAATTGGCAACTTTTAG
- a CDS encoding Ig-like domain-containing protein — protein sequence MKKIAFNILIGIVITAFIYSCANQGYPTGGPIDVTPPKVLKTEPENFALNFKGGKIEIFFDEFVKLEKISENFVISPPFKKTPSVKLKGKSIYVKLEEELKENTTYTIDFGTGIVDNNEGNPLGEYQFVFSTGESIDSLSIKGKVNNAFDELPLANSMVMAYLNTHDSVPLTTIPDYIALTDSAGYFQLNNLQSGTYKLFAIVDGNKDYLYNGPGEAIGYFDKLIVPTAHRFEQLDSIGNDSLVVKEATALEPNNIQIRMFEEENTLQYLTGYKRNRREKLDFEFNAKRTDSLQIDFVDVKENKNWFLRQASKNKDTLSYWIIDSSIYKRDTLLAALQYLKTDTTGVLVNFKDTVKLNFKDPKKAKQTKGKAKKKKKQIKIKKPTYKFKVKTSSSHDLNKYLPITFEEPLANINKDSVHFFQIKDTVEIPAEFTLEQDPKNLLQYNLITKWKPETQYKFIADSAAFKNIYGLYSDSYEGKITTQEKEYYGKLFLNITGIKTPTLVQLLEVGKSEKVSQTQKIKSNQTVLFDFLYPKTYIVKIIEDTNNNGIWDTGNYEKGIQPEQVYYFRKEIKIRSNWEVDEDLVIPLKSEFIFQQTKDEHNHDHDKEEAKKSGKKMKRNKTKK from the coding sequence TTGAAAAAGATAGCTTTTAATATCCTCATAGGAATTGTAATTACAGCATTTATATATTCATGTGCAAACCAGGGTTACCCAACGGGAGGACCTATAGATGTTACTCCTCCGAAAGTTTTAAAAACCGAACCGGAAAATTTTGCACTTAATTTTAAAGGTGGAAAAATAGAAATTTTCTTCGACGAATTCGTGAAGTTAGAAAAGATCAGTGAAAACTTTGTGATTTCGCCACCATTTAAAAAAACTCCTTCGGTAAAACTAAAAGGAAAATCTATATACGTAAAATTAGAAGAAGAGTTAAAAGAAAATACAACTTATACCATAGATTTTGGAACTGGCATAGTTGATAACAACGAAGGAAATCCATTGGGAGAGTATCAATTTGTATTTTCTACTGGCGAATCGATAGACTCATTAAGTATTAAAGGAAAAGTTAATAATGCTTTTGATGAACTTCCTCTAGCGAACTCGATGGTGATGGCATACTTAAACACTCACGATTCTGTACCTTTAACAACTATTCCCGATTATATTGCTTTAACCGATTCTGCTGGTTATTTTCAACTTAACAACTTGCAATCGGGTACTTATAAATTGTTTGCAATTGTTGATGGCAATAAAGATTACCTGTACAATGGTCCGGGAGAAGCTATCGGATACTTTGATAAATTAATTGTGCCTACAGCTCACCGATTTGAACAATTAGACTCTATTGGAAACGACTCTCTTGTTGTTAAAGAAGCTACCGCACTAGAGCCAAACAATATTCAAATAAGAATGTTCGAGGAAGAAAACACATTACAGTATTTAACAGGCTACAAGCGAAACAGAAGAGAAAAACTAGATTTTGAATTTAATGCAAAAAGAACCGATAGTTTACAAATTGATTTTGTGGATGTAAAAGAAAATAAAAATTGGTTTTTAAGGCAAGCTAGCAAAAACAAGGACACTCTTTCTTATTGGATTATTGATTCGAGCATCTATAAACGCGACACTTTATTAGCGGCTTTACAGTATCTTAAAACCGATACTACTGGAGTATTAGTAAACTTTAAAGATACCGTAAAATTAAATTTTAAAGATCCGAAAAAGGCCAAACAAACAAAGGGTAAAGCCAAAAAGAAGAAAAAACAAATTAAAATTAAAAAACCAACTTATAAATTTAAAGTAAAGACCAGTTCTTCTCATGATCTTAATAAATACCTACCAATTACTTTCGAAGAGCCATTAGCAAATATAAATAAGGATAGTGTTCATTTCTTTCAAATAAAAGATACTGTTGAAATTCCTGCAGAATTCACATTAGAACAAGATCCTAAAAACTTGTTACAATATAATCTTATTACAAAATGGAAACCAGAAACCCAATATAAATTTATTGCCGATTCTGCAGCTTTCAAAAATATATACGGACTATACAGCGACTCGTATGAAGGAAAAATAACTACCCAGGAAAAAGAATATTATGGAAAATTATTCCTCAATATTACTGGAATAAAAACTCCTACTCTAGTTCAATTATTAGAAGTTGGAAAAAGTGAAAAAGTATCACAAACTCAAAAAATTAAATCAAATCAAACTGTCTTATTCGATTTCTTATATCCTAAAACTTATATTGTTAAAATTATTGAAGACACTAACAACAATGGCATTTGGGATACCGGAAACTACGAAAAAGGTATTCAGCCAGAACAAGTTTATTATTTCAGAAAAGAAATAAAAATAAGATCGAACTGGGAAGTTGACGAAGACTTAGTAATTCCTTTAAAATCAGAATTTATTTTTCAGCAAACAAAAGATGAGCATAATCACGATCATGATAAGGAAGAAGCAAAAAAATCTGGTAAAAAAATGAAACGAAATAAAACTAAAAAATAA